AGGCTCAACATACCCAGGAATAAAGCCCCCACCCAGCCATTCTCAAAATCGCTCTGCCCCATGAAAATGATCAACCCAAGGCTGATCAGCGCCATCCCAGGGAGCAAAGCCCACCAGTCATCAGTATTGACTATAAAAACCAACAAGAAGATCAAACCACCCAATCCGAACAATGGACCCATCAAAAAATCCCAATCAAGGGTTATGATATCAAAATTATTCAATAAAAATATAACGCCAGTGGCAATTAATAAAGCCCCCAAAATGAGTGACATCCCCCCCTTTGATTTGGGCTTTTCCATAGAATTCTCCTTGAGAGTGCAATGTGTCCAGTAATTAATCTAATTATAATGTAAAGTGGACTCGATATATAATCATTTTTAAGTGAATTTAATCAATTCCTCACTCTCCTTCCAAAATTGCTCAGAGTTGATTCATGCTATAATCAGATTCTGGGATCTCATGAGTAAACAACGTATGAAATATCGTCAACGGGCGTGGATTGCGCTGGCTGTCATCACCATCATCCTAACGAGTCTTGGGGTAGCAAGCTGCCAGCAGCGTGTTGTGGATATAACCGGACCGACAGTGGCAACCAACCCGGAAACCGCCATTTCTCCAACCTTGCTGCCCAACACCGCACCCCTCACGTCAACCGAAGCAGGTCCTACAGCCGAAACAATCTATGCGCTGCCGGAATTCGACTCAGCGACGGCCATTCCGGACCCGATGAGCGATATAACGCTCTCCGATGAGGTACAGGTTTGGGTATTACTGGGCTCTGATTCCGAACCTCCCTTCACCGGGCGAATCCAGGCCATCCACTTACTCCTGATCCATCCCAGGTTTTCCAAGGCAAGCCTGATCTCGATTCCAGGCAACCTGTACGTTTACATCCCCGGTTTCGGCATGCAGAGGCTCAACACCGCCTATGCATTGGGCGGTATCGAGACAATGCTCGAAACCCTTTCCTACAACCTCGGCCTCAATGTGGATCGCTTTGTCCTGGCCCACCCCGGCGATTTTCAATGGCTGGTAGATGATCTCGACTCCATTGATGTGACCATCTTCTACCCTATCGCCGGTCAATGTGGCGGCATCCGGGCCGGACTGGTCGAAATGGACGGCGCTCTGGCCCTCTGTTACGCCTCCTATCTGGACGGCATCGACGAAGTGGACCGGATGGAGCGCCAGCAGCAGCTTCTAAGGGTGATCTTCAAGAAATTCACCCATGAGAGTTACCTCACAAAATTGCCGCTGCTCTATTCAAGCTATCAGGGCTGGGTCAAGACGGACATTTCGCTGACCGAACTGATGGACATGGTTCCACTTTCACTCCGTCTGGCCGATACCGATCGAATTGGTTACTACATGATCGGGCGGGATGCCTTCACAATCTGGGAAGTGCCAGGTTACAGCCAGGCACAGGTCTTGCTACCCAATCAGAACGCCATACGCGCGATCCTCCTGCAGGCCATTGACGACATCATGCAGCCGGCCCCGTTGACCGGCCTGGTGCAGACGCTCGAGGCACAGCTAACCGAACAATACGAAAAAACACGCCAACCCTCACCAACCTACACGCCCACACCGACCCCGATAGGCACACCAACACCGCCGGGGTACCCTTAAAGGGAATTTGATGATGGTGAACAATAGTCTAAAGCCTAACTGGATCCTTATACTCGTCATGTTCACCGTGGCGAGCATTGTCCTGGGCGCGTTCACCATCAACACCAACCCTGTGGATGCCACCAGCCTAAAGGCGGATGGCCCCCAGCGCAAAGCAACCATCACCGTCTCATACACAACCTACGAATGGTGGCTGCTCACCTGGAGCAACTCTCAGGTGGTTTGCCAAATCTACGTGGAACATGAAGGCTGGCCGGAAACTGAAGAGGTTCAATATTATTGCGGGGATAAGGTCCTGAACGACTGGCTGCAAACCTCCCCCTGTGTTTTTGATGACGACATCACGGCAGCAGAACAATGTCCCGGCCTCTACCTATATCAGGTCAGCGTCACTCCCGGTGAACGTCAGATTGAAGTGGACCTACAAGCGCCGGAAGTCTATGTGGACATCTCCGATTGTGACCCCCAGGCCCCTGAAAACCGCTGTAACACCCTGCCCAGCCTGCATTTCATGGCTGAAGAACCCCTCCCTAATGAAATGATCATCAATATCCAGGGCTATATCGGCGCTGAGGCCTTCAACTGCGAAGGCAATGAATGCTCCGTCCCGCTGCCTGCCACGGGGCTCTCTGGTGTTGCTGTATCTTTCTGGGCCGAATCAAGTTATGGCGATTCATCCGAAACCTACACCGCTCAGGTCCGCGTGATCCCCTGGGGAGATTTCGTTGAGCCGGATGGCATAAGCAACGACCCGCCTCAGTGGTATGTAGATATCATCAGCAGCCAATATTTGGGCGATATCGAATCGACCTGCTCTCAAATCTGGTCCTCCTTCCCGCCTGTCGGCGGTGCACCCGCGTGGCTCACCTCACCGGATAATCCGGAGGGGCTGGTCTCCACTGTCCCCTATTATTACCTGGCTGCATCACTGATCAATCAGGGCATCGTGGATGCCAGCGCTTGTGCTGATGGCGGCCTGGAAAACACCCAGGTGGCTAACCAATGCGGTTTGGAAACCGCTCGTGAAGAACTAAACACCTGGCAAAACCAATTCGACAGCGAGATCGTTCAGGTTGCTCAGGATACCGGTGTTCCGGCCCAGCTGCTCAAAAATATCTTCAGCCGGGAGAGCCAGTTCTGGCCTGGATATTCCGCCAATTACTATGAAGCAGGTTTGGGCCACTTAAGTGACCTTGGTGCAGATACGGTGCTGCTCTGGAATCCCAGCTTCTTTAGCCAATTCTGCCCCCTGATTCTGGATACGGAAGTCTGTCAGAGGGGCTTTGGAAACCTGGATCAGGCAGAACAGGAAATGTTACGGGGCGCGTTGGTCCAAAAAGTGAATGCCGCCTGCCCGGATTGTCCCCTGGGAATTGATCTGACCCAGGCGAATTTCAGCATCAGCATCTTCGCCCGTTCATTGCTGGCTAACTGTGAGCAGGTGGGGCAAATCATCTATAACACCACCCGCCAAAAAGCCGGCGAGGTCAGTTTTTATGAAGATCTCTGGAAGTTCACCCTGGTTAACTATAACGCCGGACCAGGCTGCCTGACCAACGCCATCCAGGAAGCCTACAATCGTAACCTCCCGCTCAACTGGGAAAATGTATCTCGCTATCTTGAACCTGCCTGCCAGGCCAGCATCAACTATGTGAAAGATATTTCCTACATGCCCGAAGCATCGCTGGTTGATGTGACGCCGACCGCCACACCGGATGTCAACCAGGCGCCGACCCCCACACCCCAGCCCACGCCCACCCCCATGCCGCAGCCGACCCAGGAGCCCACCTCCTACCCGGTGGATGACGGCTATCCCTGGTACGAGCCTACCCAATCCTATCCATAGGCTGGTCTAAAAAGTCCGGTAGAATCCCCATCCCCCACAACTCTGAATTAACAAAAAAACACCCCTCGCATGATGCGAGGGGTGATCAATACCATTTTGCTTAAGCTCTCAGTTTAAGCTTGCTTTTCTTCAATCGTAACTTGTTTTCCGGACTGCAAGGCGTGAAGTTGGGCTTCCAACTCAACACGTTTCTCATCTGCAGCCTTTTGAACCTCATCTTTCAGATGACCAAAGTAGCTCACAATCTCCTGTTGGGTCTGCTTGCCGGAAGCAGGGGCCAAAAGCAATGCCACACCGCTACCGATCAACCCGCCCAGCATAGCGCCGAATAAGAATTTGCCAAATTTTTTCATTCCAGCCTCCATGTATTGTTTCACGTTCCTATCCATTAATTATAGCGTATCTGAATAGGATTTGAAACAAATCAGGTCTGGATCTCTTGACAACCCAAACATCGGATGCGTATGCAGAGATTCGAGGAACGATTCAAGAATTATTGACTTGTTAAGTTGCGCTATTCATCATTGACAGTGGGCCGCCAGAGCGACACAGTCTGTCAGAAAGCAGATCAATGTGCTATCCTAGAGTTCAGATAATTGTGTAGCAAATTCTGCCAGGTTATTCGCCCGGATGCTTGAAACACGCTGAACAACATCCGCACCAAGGTTGAAGGCTTCACCACCGAACCCGGAGGAAATGGCCTTGCCAGGGTTATTTAACAATGCCTT
This Chloroflexota bacterium DNA region includes the following protein-coding sequences:
- a CDS encoding LCP family protein; amino-acid sequence: MSKQRMKYRQRAWIALAVITIILTSLGVASCQQRVVDITGPTVATNPETAISPTLLPNTAPLTSTEAGPTAETIYALPEFDSATAIPDPMSDITLSDEVQVWVLLGSDSEPPFTGRIQAIHLLLIHPRFSKASLISIPGNLYVYIPGFGMQRLNTAYALGGIETMLETLSYNLGLNVDRFVLAHPGDFQWLVDDLDSIDVTIFYPIAGQCGGIRAGLVEMDGALALCYASYLDGIDEVDRMERQQQLLRVIFKKFTHESYLTKLPLLYSSYQGWVKTDISLTELMDMVPLSLRLADTDRIGYYMIGRDAFTIWEVPGYSQAQVLLPNQNAIRAILLQAIDDIMQPAPLTGLVQTLEAQLTEQYEKTRQPSPTYTPTPTPIGTPTPPGYP
- a CDS encoding YtxH domain-containing protein, with protein sequence MKKFGKFLFGAMLGGLIGSGVALLLAPASGKQTQQEIVSYFGHLKDEVQKAADEKRVELEAQLHALQSGKQVTIEEKQA